The genomic segment GAAGGTATATGACAATGAACAGATAAGGAAAACAAGTCATGAAAGTCACTGTCATCATGGCCGACCCCTTCCACCCCGGACATAAACTGCACCTGGACTCAACAAGGCCCAGGGCCACCACTGACGCAGACTCTACCCCACTCACAGACATTACATGTTATGAAATCACCTGCACACTTACACTTGAACATTACATACACTGTCAACATCTTGTGCACTATTTTTAACTTGTCAACTCTCTTCACACAGAATATACTTCTAATTCTTCTGTATTATAACACTATATCACTTTATGTAGCTACTTGTTTCATTCTCTTTCATTCAATCTTTTGACTGTTAtgcatcacaacaacaacaacaccaattCCTTTTTGTGTCATCTTACTGTAACTGTgataaaagagaaacagaaatatgTGCTTTTTACAACCAGTCCTATCATTTATAGGCTGACGTGAAACAAACTGTCTGCCTCATTGATCCAGTTGAGGAGCTTTTCCTGTAAATCCGATGGAAAGTCCCCACCTCAAGAGGGCGCAGGGACTTGTAGTCCCTCTAAATGTTTTGCCGAGTGTATACAATTGAAATAGAAACTACATCTCCCAGGCGAGGCCTCCTCTTTGATGtaaacaaaactgaaactgaTTTAGCAGCTTTGCATGGGTTTTGCCAAATATTCAAGTAAGACAAACAGGATAACAGGCTCATAACAAAAGCAGGCACACATACGGTCGATGTTTTGCGACTCTGGTGGCAAGACATGCTTAAAAACGAGCATTTCCCCCTTTATTTTCACCTCGTACCATTGCATCGCTAATGGTAGACGTGGGTTAAAAAGAGGACGATACGGGGGAAAAAAGGGTAAAATACTCACGTATGTCCGCATTGTGTTGTGACGGGACTGTCGAAAATTTCGAGACAAACAGGACAGACAAACTCTGACACGTCCCCGCTGCCGTCAGAGATGTTTTTCTTGTGCTGTGTAGAGCTAAACCCACCGAGCATCgccatttcttttctttactgtgTCGGTCAGTCCGCCACCGACCGTCCCCGTTATGACGTCACCAggttttggtttcttttttttgcgcGAGGGCGGCGTCATCAAAACATCttcattattgtttaaaaaatatggTTGTTGTTTATCACAATAATTCTGcaatacatacatttaattagtgtattttttattgattcaaCTAAATAATCGATGAATCATTATATGAGCTCTAAAgctgttttatattaaaatattgtgCTTTAATATAGTACTGAAAAGaatttcaaaattaaaaaaggttGATGAACTGAAACCTTGGGGGGCTCTTTCacaccatcagccatcagactgcaCAACACCACATCTCCCAGACAGTacccactcccactaaaaaagactgatgTTGTCCTTACTATGTaaaggaacattgcacacatcTATATCATCTCAGGAACTCCTGCATATTGCACAGTTAGTTATTGCATATTTATTTGCACAGAGATTATTGAGTGTAGATagtatgttattttattttatttatttgatcacTTTCACCACCCCttactgctgtgtcaatttgaatttctcccaaggggGGTCAATGAAgatacatcttatcttatcttagctTATCTCATATCTAAGCTACATTTGCTTGACTTAATTGTTGTTGAAAGGCTTAACATCGTGTAATTGCAGATAGCTGTGAATGTATATGAAAATGTGCCATTAAATAGAATATAATGCCTTTATCATCAACACTTGCATACAAACTTGAAAAAAGGCAACTGAAAACTGAGGACTGAAGAATCACAACCCCACTCTCGGAAATTTGCAATGAGAAAACACCAGGAACTGGATAAAACCAAATGAATAAAGggaactaaaataaataattaaacttaataaaaaataaattcaaactaGAATTAAAGAGTTAACgttaaaatgaggaaataataatgtaaacaactaaaattatacaataaataggctaaataaattaaaagactaAACAGTTAAAATTGATAAATAAAAGGATAGAATATAATGAAACCTATAAATAAAATTTAGTTAAAAGCCAGGCTATAAAGGTAAGTCTTAAGTcggcttttaaaaatgtcaacacTTGCAGCTGCTCTCAGGTCTTCAGGAAGGCTGTTCCACAGACATGGACggtaataataaaaagcaaaaagcaaattTGATAAATAAGTTTGACCAAGGCCATTAAGAACTATAACCTGTGCAGAGACTTTAAAATCAGTGTAATGTGAGCTCTCTTTCTGGTCCTCATCAACAAATGTGCAGCTGAGTTCTGGAGTAATTGTAATGTTGCAATATTCTTTTTAGGAAGACCAGAAAGAAGAGCATTGCAATAGTTAATCCTACAGgtaataaaagcatgaatcagTGTCTATGTGTTGGCTTGGGAGATGAATGGTAGCACTTTGCCCGTGTttttaagataataaaaaacattattagtttCAACcatgcatgagactctgctcctgttttagtgttttatggtttgtttttagttttttttaatttgttttaaaaataataaacaattattttagtatttatttcctcttaATTGTTTAAtcttcctgtgttgttttatctatttatgtacagcattttgtttcagctgtggttgtggttgctatataaataaagttgagttgagttgagttatATGTTGATGTGGTGTTCAAAGGTTAACTTGGAGTCAGAAACCACACCTAGGTTTTTGACTTTCCCTGATGGTTTTAGTGCAATGCCTCCAGTTTAAAATTCAGTTTTCCCCTCACTGCTTCAGGACGATAACCAGTACTTCTGTAAAAAGTTTCCTGCCATCCATGACTTAATGtctaaaatacagtttaaaaggGCATCAGTCGGCCCTGTGACATCAGGAGACAGGGCAATGTAAAGCTACACGAACAGTGAGATTGAAATTGAAGGTGCAATTTCAGAACAAGATGCACTGCAAATAGAAATTCAAGATAAGTACAAAGTGTATATTCAAGGCTTtaatacactcacacacgcacatacatacGATGTTTATGTTCTTTTGTTCTGTGTAATATACTCTGCATATTCATGTTACTTACGCTGTTTGATCgctggtggtgatgatgatgatgatgatgatgatggtgatttttttcccccggTGATGATGAGTTTGGGCTCAGCACGTGGGCCCccagtgctgctgctgaactGTCATAACCGTGCGCATGCGCGTTGAGATGATGGGAATTTCCTACAGCTGAGGAGGCGTTGCTAGCAGCGGCTAGCACTTGTTAAAGGTAAGATGTGCGGATGGTGGTGTATTTGGTTACAAAACAGTCATCTCTCAACTGAAGCAGAATTAGATTTGGTCATACAAGAGTCACAGTACAGTTTACGCTTTATGTTCAGAAGATTGACCCTAAAATCGCCACAGATTTCTATTTAGAGATGGACCGCCCTGCTAGCTAAAGCAATTGTTAGCTAGCTGCGCTGAAATGGGCGTTCACTGCTTATGCTCATTACGGGGCCCATGGCAGCCACAGCATCGGTTTTTGTAGGGTATGAGATCCATGAAGAAATAACGAGTACACTATTTTAATAGCATTTCTGACATTATTAGAATTGGAGGGCTGGGTCTGTTGTAGTTGATGCGCAACAGCGAAGCATGGTGATGTTGTTAGCCCGGACATGCTGCTAACTCGCTAAACGGATACTTGCTAGGTTTGTGCGAAGTAACTGGAACAACCGGCCAGCTAACCTGGGAAAGAGAAGCAGgacctcttctttctctgctgTGTGGTTCAAGCGTTAAGGCAGATATTTGGTCTTTCTGTGACAGAAACAGTGTCCTCAATTTTATCTGCAGGCTACCTGGTTTATACGCATGTAACGTTTGGACCGAtatctcactttctttctggCGCAAACAAGGGCGGAAGACAAAAGGGATAACAGTGAATTCAATCCGCGTTACACATGCTTTGATTCATTTGGTCTCATTCTTGGTCGTACAGAGAGTAATGGTGATAATAATAGTGAAACAGTCTAGTAGGGCTGATGTTAAAACGTGCACACGATTCATAACATCATCCCACCCAGGGCACAAACGCTGTCTCTTAACCTAGGCTAGTCATTAGATGgggggaaattaaaaaaaacacttggtaATACAAATGCATTTTCTTTGGGATTAAATGAACACAGGCTGAATCAGCAAAAGTGgccacatttctttttatctctctctgtgtgtgtgtgtgtgtgtgtgtgtgtgtgttagaatgacagatttccatttttataaTGCTCTCCTCTGTCATTACAGCTTGCAGGCGGCTCAGAAGAATCACACTGTCATGGCTCTGTCTTCATGATGAGTGACCTTGAACTCTGCACATGCTGAAACCAAGGAATGGATTAGATACAACTCTGCATTAACAGAGTGTAAAGTGAAAGCTCCTCCTGACCTGGTCTTGCATGACATCGGCCTGTTTGTCTGGAAACTAGTCAGGCTTTGAGCCAAAATCGGAGATGCCCGTAAGAAGGCATCCCTACAGGCTGCAGCCTAGCTACGCCAACTGAAAGCCACAAATAACTGCATCTCTTGTTAAGAGGATGTGCTGCTGATTTGACACAAAACTCATTCCTCTTCCACCTCTCCAAAACGTTATTAACGTTGAGTGTGTGCCAGTGCAGCCAGTGAATTATGGTGACCAAAAATGGTGCTTGAATGTGGCATCCTCGTGCAGAGTATGCTAAAAGGGGTGAGGCTCTCTCAGAAAAGTATAACAGCTGACTGGTAGTCTGCTGCAGATAATGGATGCTAAGTTAAAAGAGGACCTATTCCGGAGGTATGTGGCGGCACTGGAGAGGCGCCTGGAGAATGGAGGGGAATACACAGGGAGTGGAACTGCACAAGAGGGGGACAGAGGCAGACACAAGGACAGTGAGGCCCTCCTGTCTACAGCCACAGCTCTGCTAGGGGCCTATCAGCCAGATCCAGGACAACGTTTCCGCATGGTGCGTTTTTATGAGGTGTTGGAGACCTCGCTCCGCTGCCAGAGAGGAGGTAACCTCAAGAGCCTCGAGAGAGCCTTCCACACTCTGGAAACCATCTGCACCAACCTTTTGCTCTTCCCCTGGAAGAAGGAGTTCAgatgtattaaagtaagtttAGTTTATTCTTAGGGTCGTTAAAGTATAGTATCTGACTTGAGTACTGTCTTTAAAGCTGACTTGATGGAATATTTAAGGTATTAGAATGTTAAAACATCAGCCcaggtgtgttttctgtgtgaacTGTTGCaaattgggttagggttagggttgggggttaggggttagggtatATATCATACATTGATATATTTCACAACTTTAAGGTGTAAAAGAGCTCTTTTTCACTTCCATCGTAGTAGTTGTGCCACTGGTCACAAAGGCTGCAGTGATCTTTGAACATCAGTAAAGATTCATGgtgattaattataatatttatatataatataaggTCTCCCTAGTTGATTAGTAACCTTATAACATCTAAAGAATACAGTGAGAACAAGCAATAAAACTACTCGATATTAGGATATGACTCACTAATATATTCTTTTTACGAGgaaataacattttcatttacatatgcAATGTTAGTTCATACTGTAGCAAAACAGACCTatagttttaataatgataaatcaAGAAATGCTcaaatttattattttaagatgTGTATGTGACTGTTACCtcaaatatatgtttaatataCCCAAGACAGTCATTCAacttcatttgtcattttggaGGGAGTTTGTGGTGCTGATGGATTGTATTGTGTTATACAGAAAAGTGTCTCTACTATTTTGTCCATCCTATTTGAATCAAGGATGGTGAACTTAATATCACTTTGTTATCGCAGTAATAGCATGTGAGGTCATATTTTTAGGATAGCTATTAGCTTCATGGTGTCAAgctgttttaattgttttacacTAACTCTGATTAACCCATTTCTCTTTTAGACCTTCACTGGCCCATATGTGTACCATCTGCAGTCTGCCATTACTGATGTTGAACTCCGATCCCTAATGCGCACCATAGGCTACTCCTGTGACCACGATTCGCAGTTCCATTTGCAGGAGCACCCAGGAGGCTCAGGCCATCTTCGCCAGTTGGCTTTTGAGCTCTTCCTGGCCCAGGCAGAGTGTCGTCTTCTGGGAGAGATAGTGGCTCTGGCCCGTGGTTCAGCCTCAGAGCTGGAGGCCCTGGAACTCCGCAGAGGTTGCAGAGATGATGCAGCTGGCTGTGCCGAGGCACTCCGCAGACGCGACAGCCTCGGTGCAGATATGGCTCGGCTGTCTGTGCGCCCATTGGATATCGAGAGACCTCATGCTCACCACCTGAGGCGAGGAAGCCGACCGTCAAAATCTGTGGATGTTACAGATGGGGCTGGTCACTGGCACGCAGCAGTTAGCAAGCCTGTCTTGAAGGCCTCATTGAGTCTGAGGAAGGAGCCTCTGTTTGTGGATGCAGAGGAGGATATGAAGGATGAGATCATCAGGCCCAGCACCTCAGCATCTCTTTTTTCTGTGGCAGCTCCACCTTCTTATAGCCCTATTGCGGATTTCTTCCCCATTCAGTCACCTCCTCCAGCTGATGCTTATACATCCTACCACCTTTCGTCTTTGGATGAGATTGACTTGTACACAGAGA from the Scomber japonicus isolate fScoJap1 chromosome 4, fScoJap1.pri, whole genome shotgun sequence genome contains:
- the spata2 gene encoding spermatogenesis-associated protein 2, which produces MDAKLKEDLFRRYVAALERRLENGGEYTGSGTAQEGDRGRHKDSEALLSTATALLGAYQPDPGQRFRMVRFYEVLETSLRCQRGGNLKSLERAFHTLETICTNLLLFPWKKEFRCIKTFTGPYVYHLQSAITDVELRSLMRTIGYSCDHDSQFHLQEHPGGSGHLRQLAFELFLAQAECRLLGEIVALARGSASELEALELRRGCRDDAAGCAEALRRRDSLGADMARLSVRPLDIERPHAHHLRRGSRPSKSVDVTDGAGHWHAAVSKPVLKASLSLRKEPLFVDAEEDMKDEIIRPSTSASLFSVAAPPSYSPIADFFPIQSPPPADAYTSYHLSSLDEIDLYTERGIAGTGGRQTPSRPPSREPRDARDAWLLKAHGSVKCQGCGLGCSSMASCQRCDMILCSACHDVDPSPCCGLQDYHPKSPRPLDGYIPVKEKLSVYSNTHTHSHLHPHPLTLTHSHSHPHPHPQMVEKPLLSTKLFPSKSVALTTPKVGSSERISMGGSRCGFCNKPGASHTCVNCSKVSCDSCMGLYAKDMCTRKNPQHSFVPNHQLNFKSGTISHLVYR